From Bos taurus isolate L1 Dominette 01449 registration number 42190680 breed Hereford chromosome 29, ARS-UCD2.0, whole genome shotgun sequence, a single genomic window includes:
- the MRPL23 gene encoding large ribosomal subunit protein uL23m isoform X2, which translates to MARNVLYPLYQLGNPQLRVFRTNFFIQLVRPGTAQPEDTVQFRIPMEMTRVDLRNYLERVYNVPVAAVRTRVQHGSNRRRDHRNVRIKQPDYKVAYVQLAHGQTFTFPDLFPKGKRPGGSSADEDLRDQVLEEQQQRQSPDPRRGGVPSWFGL; encoded by the exons ATGGCGCGGAACGTGCT GTACCCTCTGTACCAGCTGGGCAACCCCCAGCTCCGGGTTTTCCGCACCAACTTCTTCATCCAGCTGGTGCGGCCCGGCACGGCCCAGCCCGAGGATACCGTGCAGTTCCGGATCCCCATGGA GATGACCAGAGTGGACCTCAGGAACTACCTCGAGCGCGTCTACAATGTGCCGGTGGCCGCCGTGCGGACGAGGGTGCAGCACG GTTCCAACAGGAGGAGGGATCACAGGAACGTCAGGATAAAGCAGCCAGACTATAAGGTGGCCTACGTGCAGCTG GCACACGGGCAGACCTTCACATTCCCAGATCTGTTTCCCAAGGGGAAGCGGCCCGGCGGCAGCTCCGCGGACGAGGACCTCCGGGACCAGGTGCTGGAGGAGCAGCAGCAACGTCAGAGCCCCGACCCGCGGCGCGGGGGTGTCCCCAGCTGGTTCGGCCTGTGA
- the MRPL23 gene encoding large ribosomal subunit protein uL23m isoform X1, translated as MTRVDLRNYLERVYNVPVAAVRTRVQHGSNRRRDHRNVRIKQPDYKVAYVQLAHGQTFTFPDLFPKGKRPGGSSADEDLRDQVLEEQQQRQSPDPRRGGVPSWFGL; from the exons ATGACCAGAGTGGACCTCAGGAACTACCTCGAGCGCGTCTACAATGTGCCGGTGGCCGCCGTGCGGACGAGGGTGCAGCACG GTTCCAACAGGAGGAGGGATCACAGGAACGTCAGGATAAAGCAGCCAGACTATAAGGTGGCCTACGTGCAGCTG GCACACGGGCAGACCTTCACATTCCCAGATCTGTTTCCCAAGGGGAAGCGGCCCGGCGGCAGCTCCGCGGACGAGGACCTCCGGGACCAGGTGCTGGAGGAGCAGCAGCAACGTCAGAGCCCCGACCCGCGGCGCGGGGGTGTCCCCAGCTGGTTCGGCCTGTGA